The sequence CAGTGACGGTGAAAGGTTGCTGCACGGGCTCCTGGCAGAGGTGCACGCCACGGCGCCGACCGATCTGCCGGCTCTGGTGAACCGGTATGCGGGACTGCTGGGCCTGCGCCGGGTCGAGATCTACATCGTCGACCTCCAGCAGCAGCGCCTGACCCCGCTCTCGGGCGAGGCGCAGCTGCGCGTGGACGCGTCCCTGGCCGGGGCGGCCTTCCGCTCCCTGGCGCTGCGTGTCGAGACGACGGACACCGAGACGCTGATCGCCTGGCTGCCGCTGGTCGACGGGGTGGAGCGGCTGGGGGTCATCGGTGTCCAGGCGGACACGCTGGACAGGACGCTGCTGGAGCGGTGCGGCAGCCTGGCGTCCGTCCTGGCGATGGCCATCACGTCGAAGCGCGCGTTCAGTGACCGCTTCGTGCAGCGGGCCCGGACCGAGACGATGACGCTGCCCGCCGAAATGGTGCGGGCCCTGCTGCCGCCGCGCGCGGTGGGCGAGGACCGCGCGCTGTCCACGGCGGTGCTGGAGCCGGCGTACGAGCTCGGCGGCGACGCCTTCGACCACTCGCTGACGGAGTCCACGCTGCACGCCGTGATCCTCGACGCGATGGGCCACAACCTGGCGTCCGGGATGACCAGCGCGATCGCGATGGCCGGCTGCCGCAGTGCCCGGCGCAAGGGGTCGGGGCTGCGGGAGCTCGTCAAGACGGTCGACCATGTGCTGGCCGAGTGGCTGCCCGACCAGTTCTGCACCGGCATCGCGCTGCAACTGGACATGTCCAGCGGCATTCTGAGCTGGATCAACTGCGGCCACCCGCCGCCGCTGCTGATCCGGGACAACCGCGTCCTGGACAACGCCCTCGACCGCCCCGGCGAACCGCCCATGGGCACCCCGGGAATGATCTGCGGCGCGGAACGGGTGCTCCACGAGGTGCCCCTGGAGCCGGGGGACCGCATCCTGCTGTACACCGACGGCGTGACCGAGGCCCGGATGGCGGACGGCACCCAGTTCGGTCTGAACCGGTTCACCGCCTCGGTCATCCGGGCCACCGCTGCCGGAGAACCCGCGTCCGAGGCTCTCCGGCAGCTCATCCACAACATCCGGGAGTACCAGCACGACCGGCTGAGCGACGACGCCACGATCATGATGCTGGAGTGGCGCCCCGGTCCGCCGACAGCCTAGGGGCCGCCCGGCGGACGGGGCTCAGAGGCTCGCCCTCGGCACGCTCTCGTTCCAGGTGCGGGAGAAGACCCGGCGGCCGTCCTCGTACCCGTCGAGCGTGGCATCCACGTGGAACGCGGTGTCGTCCGAGGTCAGCAGGGTGCGGGTCTCCACGCGTACATCCCAGCCGGTACGCCGGAACCGCATGGTCCAGGCGGACTCGCCGCCCACCGAGCCGAAGTCGTCCGCGACGGACGTGTACCTCTCGCAGGCCCGCAGACCCACCTCGATGCCGTTCTCCTCGAACCGCTGGAGTCCCCGGTCCTTCACGATGTCGAGCGCCGACCGGTAGTCGACCAGGTTCCTCGACACGTTCCACGCCTGCTCGGGCTCGGTCAGCTGGGTGACCTCGGGCGGCGCGCACCCCTCCGGCTCGCCGAACGGCACCGGAGGCATCGCGTCGGGCGCCCCGGCCGGGCGGACCGGCAGCGTGAGGCGGCTGCCGCTCTCGTACACGCTGAGGCAGGCGGGTGCGGCGGCGGGCCAGACCAGCGGCCAGTACGAGGTGGAGAGCGAGAGCCGGATGCGGTGCCCCGCCGGGAAGACCTGGGCGACACCGTTGAGCGGAATCCGCACGGCGTACTTCTCACCCGGCTCCAGCCGCTCGGGCCGGTCGGCGCCGGAGCGGTGGGCGAGGTTGAGCACGCCGTACGTGACCCGGGTGGCCCGGCCGTCGGGGGCCACGTCGGACAGCCGCACCGCCACCTGCCCGGTCTCCCGGGACGAGGAGACCAGCAGCTCCGCCGAGGGGGCGCCGAGGATCTCGACGCGTTCCTCCAGCGGACCGGTCTCGAAGACCAGCGAGCCGCCGTCCTCCTCGCGCTGGTCGTAGGGCAGGTCCGGCGGGGCGTTGTACGAGGCCCATTTTCCGGCGAACTGGCCGACGGACAGCGGTGACTGCACGGTGTGGACGCGCTCCTGGGTCCCGGTCGCCGCCGCCTCGCCGCGCACGATGCCGCGGTCGCGGAGGGGGTGCGGCACCTCCTCGATGTGCGGGGAGGGCCAGCTGGGCTCGCCCACCCATCGGCCGGGCCGTTCCTCGTAGGAGGTGGAGGGCGGCACGCTCTCCTGCATCCAGGCGCGGATCATCGGCCCGTCCATGACGCCGTTCTCGACGCCTTTGAGCCAGTGGTCCCACCAGCGGACGACCTCCTGGAGGTAGCCGATGGCCGGGCCCGGCTCGCCCAGGTGGGGCAGCTTGTGCGACCAGGGCCCGATGAGGCCCTTGCGGGGGACGTCGACGCGGCTCAGGAGCCGGGTGACGGCGTTGGAGTAGCCGTCGGCCCAGCCGCTGGAGGCGAGTACGGGACAGCGCAGCGCCCCGTAGTCCTCGCTGAGCGAGGCGTGCCGCCAGTAGTCGTCGCGCTCCTGGTGGCGCAGCCATTCGAGGACCCAGGGCCGTGCGGAGTCCAGCCGTTCGTGCCACATGTCCCGCCAGCGTTCGCCGACGGCGGCGGGGTCGGGCGGGCAGGTGGAGTAGGCGAACATGGTGCCCGCCTCGGCCAGGTTGTCGGAGAGCATCGCCCCGCCGACGTAGTGCATGTCGTCCGCGTACCGGTCGTCGGTGAAGGACGCGATGACGATGGCGCCCAGGCTCGGCGGGCGGCGGGCGGCGACCTGGAGTGCGGCGAACCCGCCCCAGGAGATGCCCATCATGCCGGTGTTGCCGTCGCACCAGGGTCGTTCGGCGAGCCAGGCGAGCACTTCCTCGGCGTCGCGCTGCTCCCGTTCGAGGTATTCGTCCAGCAGGACGCCCTCGGACTCGCCGGTCCCCCGCACATCGACGCGTACGCAGGCGTAGCCGTGGCCGGCGATGTACGGATGGTGGATGGCGTCGCGGGTGGAGGTCAGGTCGTTCTTGCGGTACGGGACGGCCTCCAGGATGGCGGGGACCGGTTGGCGGTCGGAGGTGGTGGGGCGCCAGATCCTGGCCGACAGCCGGACCCCGTCCGACATGCTGATGGTGACGTGGTCCTCTTGGCCTACCTCGTACGGCAGTCGGTCGACATGTCGCATACCTGTGTTCTGCTCCTTCCTCTTCGCGTCCCTGTTCACGACGCCTTGACGTCGTGGCCGCCCGGTGCGGTGTCGTCGAAGGCGAGGCCGAGTGCGGCGACGCACCGGTCGAACTTGCGCCGCAGGCCCTCCTCGTCGTCCGCACCGGTGAAGATGTGCGCGATCTCGTAGCTGTAGCTGTCCTGCTGGGGAACGGTGGAGAGCTTCTGCCCCTCGGACGGCACGATGTCGATGCGCACCCCGGGAATCTCCCGTTCGATGGCCGCGATCCGCTCGGGGCCGGGGACCTCGCGGACCGTTCCTTCGCCGAACCAGCGGTAGTACCACTTGGCGGCCATGCGGTACGGGCCGCCGCCGCCGGGCACCACCGGGTCCTCGCCGAGGGCGAGGCGGATCATCCGGTGGTGGTTGGGGACGCCGTCGACGAAGTGGAAGAGTTCCGCGTGGGACTGGGAGTGCCGGGGGTTGATCTCCAGCAGGCTGACCTCGCCGGTCTTCGGGTCGTAGA is a genomic window of Streptomyces sp. NBC_00708 containing:
- a CDS encoding serine/threonine-protein phosphatase, giving the protein MTHSPTSDGERLLHGLLAEVHATAPTDLPALVNRYAGLLGLRRVEIYIVDLQQQRLTPLSGEAQLRVDASLAGAAFRSLALRVETTDTETLIAWLPLVDGVERLGVIGVQADTLDRTLLERCGSLASVLAMAITSKRAFSDRFVQRARTETMTLPAEMVRALLPPRAVGEDRALSTAVLEPAYELGGDAFDHSLTESTLHAVILDAMGHNLASGMTSAIAMAGCRSARRKGSGLRELVKTVDHVLAEWLPDQFCTGIALQLDMSSGILSWINCGHPPPLLIRDNRVLDNALDRPGEPPMGTPGMICGAERVLHEVPLEPGDRILLYTDGVTEARMADGTQFGLNRFTASVIRATAAGEPASEALRQLIHNIREYQHDRLSDDATIMMLEWRPGPPTA
- a CDS encoding CocE/NonD family hydrolase, translating into MRHVDRLPYEVGQEDHVTISMSDGVRLSARIWRPTTSDRQPVPAILEAVPYRKNDLTSTRDAIHHPYIAGHGYACVRVDVRGTGESEGVLLDEYLEREQRDAEEVLAWLAERPWCDGNTGMMGISWGGFAALQVAARRPPSLGAIVIASFTDDRYADDMHYVGGAMLSDNLAEAGTMFAYSTCPPDPAAVGERWRDMWHERLDSARPWVLEWLRHQERDDYWRHASLSEDYGALRCPVLASSGWADGYSNAVTRLLSRVDVPRKGLIGPWSHKLPHLGEPGPAIGYLQEVVRWWDHWLKGVENGVMDGPMIRAWMQESVPPSTSYEERPGRWVGEPSWPSPHIEEVPHPLRDRGIVRGEAAATGTQERVHTVQSPLSVGQFAGKWASYNAPPDLPYDQREEDGGSLVFETGPLEERVEILGAPSAELLVSSSRETGQVAVRLSDVAPDGRATRVTYGVLNLAHRSGADRPERLEPGEKYAVRIPLNGVAQVFPAGHRIRLSLSTSYWPLVWPAAAPACLSVYESGSRLTLPVRPAGAPDAMPPVPFGEPEGCAPPEVTQLTEPEQAWNVSRNLVDYRSALDIVKDRGLQRFEENGIEVGLRACERYTSVADDFGSVGGESAWTMRFRRTGWDVRVETRTLLTSDDTAFHVDATLDGYEDGRRVFSRTWNESVPRASL